From a region of the Orcinus orca chromosome 18, mOrcOrc1.1, whole genome shotgun sequence genome:
- the TRIM13 gene encoding E3 ubiquitin-protein ligase TRIM13 isoform X1, with protein sequence MELLEEDLTCPICCSLFDDPRVLPCSHNFCKKCLEGILEGNVRNSLWRSSPFKCPTCRKETSATGVSSLQVNYSLKGIVEKYNKIKISPKMPVCKGHLGQPLNIFCLTDMQLICGICATRGDHTKHVFCSIEDAYAQERDAFESLFQSFETWRRGDALSRLDTLETSKRKSLQLLTKDSDKVKEFFEKLQHTLDQKKNEILSDFETMKLAVMQAYDPEINKLNTILQEQRMAFNIAEAFKDVSEPIIFLQQMQEFREKIKVIKETPLPPSNLPSSPLMKNFDTSQWEDIKLVDVDKLSLPQDTGTFISKIPWNFYLLFVVIILLGFLIFFSPTIFLEWSLFDEITTWKDNLSNFSSYLTKSADFVEQSVFYWEQLADGFFVFSERLKNFTLVVLNNVAEFVCKYKLL encoded by the coding sequence ATGGAGCTGCTTGAAGAAGATCTCACGTGCCCAATTTGCTGCAGTCTGTTTGACGATCCTCGAGTTTTGCCTTGCTCGCATAACTTTTGCAAAAAATGCTTAGAAGGGATCTTAGAGGGGAATGTGCGGAATTCATTGTGGAGATCATCTCCATTCAAGTGCCCCACATGCCGCAAGGAAACTTCAGCCACCGGGGTCAGTAGCCTGCAGGTTAATTACTCCCTGAAGGGTATTGTGGAAAAGTATAACAAGATCAAGATCTCTCCCAAAATGCCAGTGTGCAAAGGACACTTGGGGCAGCCTCTCAACATTTTCTGCCTGACTGATATGCAGCTGATTTGTGGGATCTGTGCTACTCGTGGTGACCACACCAAGCATGTCTTCTGTTCTATCGAAGATGCCTATGCTCAGGAAAGGGATGCCTTTGAGTCCCTCTTCCAGAGCTTTGAGACCTGGCGTCGGGGAGATGCTCTTTCTCGCTTGGATACCTTGGAAACTAGCAAAAGGAAATCTCTACAGTTGCTGACTAAAGATTCAGATAAAGTGAAGGAGTTTTTTGAGAAGTTACAACACACATTAGatcaaaagaagaatgaaatcctTTCTGACTTTGAGACCATGAAACTTGCAGTTATGCAGGCCTATGACCCAGAGATCAACAAACTCAACACCATCTTGCAGGAACAACGAATGGCCTTTAACATTGCTGAGGCTTTCAAAGATGTGTCAGAACCCATCATATTTCTGCAACAGATGCAGGAGttcagggagaaaataaaagtcatcaAGGAAACTCCTTTGCCTCCCTCTAATTTGCCCTCAAGCCCTTTAATGAAGAACTTTGATACCAGTCAGTGGGAAGACATAAAACTAGTAGATGTGGATAAACTTTCTTTGCCTCAAGACACTGGCACATTCATTAGCAAGATTCCTTGGAACTTTTATCTGTTATTTGTGGTAATCATTCTGCTgggctttctcattttcttcagtcCTACCATATTCCTAGAATGGTCTTTATTTGATGAAATCACAACTTGGAAAGACAATCTTTCAAACTTTAGTTCCTACCTGACTAAATCAGCTGATTTTGTAGAACAATCAGTTTTCTACTGGGAACAGTTGGCAGATGGGTTTTTCGTTTTCAGTGAAAGATTAAAGAATTTcactttggtggtgctgaacaaTGTGGCAGAATTTGTGTGCAAATATAAACTGTTATAA
- the TRIM13 gene encoding E3 ubiquitin-protein ligase TRIM13 isoform X3 has product MQRTKKKVQQSKPNHLVARRLSSQAAPPGTTPPPVARARSRPTPRVCAIHVPFPAPEERRFAGARSPSGKERSQQPATLPSPRRTAAGGGHRWRLEIPEGLRLPSPTPSPGERRGLASEADRGAGGGGPWGGARRRRESILQPFRLLARGARGWRTGRGAAPASSHDVEKKKKPNKQNQNLIALPWEIVTLTNTPACRGQRNSTRNTLEEILTTTYSRIMPEKIVAPIVILKITVKIYSLPGTCLVVQWLRLHAPNAGGPGSIPGQGNRPHMHAATKEPTCRN; this is encoded by the exons ATGCAacgaacaaaaaaaaaagtacaacaaTCCAAACCCAACCATCTTGTTGCGCGCCGGCTTTCTTCCCAGGCGGCTCCACCGGGGACAACGCCGCCTCCCGTCGCCCGCGCTCGGTCCAGGCCGACCCCGCGGGTCTGCGCGATCCACGTCCCCTTCCCGGCGCCCGAGGAACGGCGCTTCGCGGGCGCGCGCAGCCCCTCTGGAAAGGAGAGAAGCCAGCAGCCAGcaaccctcccctctcccaggcgCACCGCGGCCGGCGGCGGTCATCGGTGGCGGTTGGAGATACCGGAAGGACTCCGCCTCCCCTCACCCACTCCCTCCCCGGGGGAAAGGCGAGGCCTAGCCTCGGAGGCGGACCGAGGTGCCGGCGGAGGAGGGCCTTGGGGCGGGGCCCGTCGGCGCCGCGAATCCATTTTGCAGCCGTTCCGACTCTTAGCGCGCGGTGCCCGCGGCTGGAGGACTGGCCGCGGCGCGGCTCCCG CCTCCAGTCACgacgtggaaaaaaaaaaaaaaccaaacaaacaaaaccaaaacctgaTTGCTCTGCCCTGGGAAATTGTAACCCTGACCAATACACCTGCTTGCAGGGGACAGAG GAATTCTACTAGAAATACCTTGGAGGAAATTTTGACTACTACTTATTCTAGGATAATGCCAGAAAAG ATTGTAGCTCCAATTGTGATTCTTAAAATTACTGTTAAAATTTATTCACTtcctgggacttgcctggtggtgcagtggttaagactccatgctcccaatgcagggggcccaggttctatccctggtcagggaaataggccccacatgcatgctgcaactaaggagcccacatgccgcaactaa
- the TRIM13 gene encoding E3 ubiquitin-protein ligase TRIM13 isoform X5: MQRTKKKVQQSKPNHLVARRLSSQAAPPGTTPPPVARARSRPTPRVCAIHVPFPAPEERRFAGARSPSGKERSQQPATLPSPRRTAAGGGHRWRLEIPEGLRLPSPTPSPGERRGLASEADRGAGGGGPWGGARRRRESILQPFRLLARGARGWRTGRGAAPVASSHDVEKKKKPNKQNQNLIALPWEIVTLTNTPACRGQRL, encoded by the exons ATGCAacgaacaaaaaaaaaagtacaacaaTCCAAACCCAACCATCTTGTTGCGCGCCGGCTTTCTTCCCAGGCGGCTCCACCGGGGACAACGCCGCCTCCCGTCGCCCGCGCTCGGTCCAGGCCGACCCCGCGGGTCTGCGCGATCCACGTCCCCTTCCCGGCGCCCGAGGAACGGCGCTTCGCGGGCGCGCGCAGCCCCTCTGGAAAGGAGAGAAGCCAGCAGCCAGcaaccctcccctctcccaggcgCACCGCGGCCGGCGGCGGTCATCGGTGGCGGTTGGAGATACCGGAAGGACTCCGCCTCCCCTCACCCACTCCCTCCCCGGGGGAAAGGCGAGGCCTAGCCTCGGAGGCGGACCGAGGTGCCGGCGGAGGAGGGCCTTGGGGCGGGGCCCGTCGGCGCCGCGAATCCATTTTGCAGCCGTTCCGACTCTTAGCGCGCGGTGCCCGCGGCTGGAGGACTGGCCGCGGCGCGGCTCCCG TAGCCTCCAGTCACgacgtggaaaaaaaaaaaaaaccaaacaaacaaaaccaaaacctgaTTGCTCTGCCCTGGGAAATTGTAACCCTGACCAATACACCTGCTTGCAGGGGACAGAG ATTGTAG
- the TRIM13 gene encoding E3 ubiquitin-protein ligase TRIM13 isoform X9, with product MQRTKKKVQQSKPNHLVARRLSSQAAPPGTTPPPVARARSRPTPRVCAIHVPFPAPEERRFAGARSPSGKERSQQPATLPSPRRTAAGGGHRWRLEIPEGLRLPSPTPSPGERRGLASEADRGAGGGGPWGGARRRRESILQPFRLLARGARGWRTGRGAAPAPRDRLQKKRRP from the exons ATGCAacgaacaaaaaaaaaagtacaacaaTCCAAACCCAACCATCTTGTTGCGCGCCGGCTTTCTTCCCAGGCGGCTCCACCGGGGACAACGCCGCCTCCCGTCGCCCGCGCTCGGTCCAGGCCGACCCCGCGGGTCTGCGCGATCCACGTCCCCTTCCCGGCGCCCGAGGAACGGCGCTTCGCGGGCGCGCGCAGCCCCTCTGGAAAGGAGAGAAGCCAGCAGCCAGcaaccctcccctctcccaggcgCACCGCGGCCGGCGGCGGTCATCGGTGGCGGTTGGAGATACCGGAAGGACTCCGCCTCCCCTCACCCACTCCCTCCCCGGGGGAAAGGCGAGGCCTAGCCTCGGAGGCGGACCGAGGTGCCGGCGGAGGAGGGCCTTGGGGCGGGGCCCGTCGGCGCCGCGAATCCATTTTGCAGCCGTTCCGACTCTTAGCGCGCGGTGCCCGCGGCTGGAGGACTGGCCGCGGCGCGGCTCCCG CGCCTCGGGATCGCCTACAAAAGAAAAGGCGACCGTGA
- the TRIM13 gene encoding E3 ubiquitin-protein ligase TRIM13 isoform X7: protein MQRTKKKVQQSKPNHLVARRLSSQAAPPGTTPPPVARARSRPTPRVCAIHVPFPAPEERRFAGARSPSGKERSQQPATLPSPRRTAAGGGHRWRLEIPEGLRLPSPTPSPGERRGLASEADRGAGGGGPWGGARRRRESILQPFRLLARGARGWRTGRGAAPASSHDVEKKKKPNKQNQNLIALPWEIVTLTNTPACRGQRL, encoded by the exons ATGCAacgaacaaaaaaaaaagtacaacaaTCCAAACCCAACCATCTTGTTGCGCGCCGGCTTTCTTCCCAGGCGGCTCCACCGGGGACAACGCCGCCTCCCGTCGCCCGCGCTCGGTCCAGGCCGACCCCGCGGGTCTGCGCGATCCACGTCCCCTTCCCGGCGCCCGAGGAACGGCGCTTCGCGGGCGCGCGCAGCCCCTCTGGAAAGGAGAGAAGCCAGCAGCCAGcaaccctcccctctcccaggcgCACCGCGGCCGGCGGCGGTCATCGGTGGCGGTTGGAGATACCGGAAGGACTCCGCCTCCCCTCACCCACTCCCTCCCCGGGGGAAAGGCGAGGCCTAGCCTCGGAGGCGGACCGAGGTGCCGGCGGAGGAGGGCCTTGGGGCGGGGCCCGTCGGCGCCGCGAATCCATTTTGCAGCCGTTCCGACTCTTAGCGCGCGGTGCCCGCGGCTGGAGGACTGGCCGCGGCGCGGCTCCCG CCTCCAGTCACgacgtggaaaaaaaaaaaaaaccaaacaaacaaaaccaaaacctgaTTGCTCTGCCCTGGGAAATTGTAACCCTGACCAATACACCTGCTTGCAGGGGACAGAG ATTGTAG
- the TRIM13 gene encoding E3 ubiquitin-protein ligase TRIM13 isoform X6 has translation MQRTKKKVQQSKPNHLVARRLSSQAAPPGTTPPPVARARSRPTPRVCAIHVPFPAPEERRFAGARSPSGKERSQQPATLPSPRRTAAGGGHRWRLEIPEGLRLPSPTPSPGERRGLASEADRGAGGGGPWGGARRRRESILQPFRLLARGARGWRTGRGAAPVASSHDVEKKKKPNKQNQNLIALPWEIVTLTNTPACRGQSG, from the exons ATGCAacgaacaaaaaaaaaagtacaacaaTCCAAACCCAACCATCTTGTTGCGCGCCGGCTTTCTTCCCAGGCGGCTCCACCGGGGACAACGCCGCCTCCCGTCGCCCGCGCTCGGTCCAGGCCGACCCCGCGGGTCTGCGCGATCCACGTCCCCTTCCCGGCGCCCGAGGAACGGCGCTTCGCGGGCGCGCGCAGCCCCTCTGGAAAGGAGAGAAGCCAGCAGCCAGcaaccctcccctctcccaggcgCACCGCGGCCGGCGGCGGTCATCGGTGGCGGTTGGAGATACCGGAAGGACTCCGCCTCCCCTCACCCACTCCCTCCCCGGGGGAAAGGCGAGGCCTAGCCTCGGAGGCGGACCGAGGTGCCGGCGGAGGAGGGCCTTGGGGCGGGGCCCGTCGGCGCCGCGAATCCATTTTGCAGCCGTTCCGACTCTTAGCGCGCGGTGCCCGCGGCTGGAGGACTGGCCGCGGCGCGGCTCCCG TAGCCTCCAGTCACgacgtggaaaaaaaaaaaaaaccaaacaaacaaaaccaaaacctgaTTGCTCTGCCCTGGGAAATTGTAACCCTGACCAATACACCTGCTTGCAGGGGACAGAG tggttaa
- the TRIM13 gene encoding E3 ubiquitin-protein ligase TRIM13 isoform X8: protein MQRTKKKVQQSKPNHLVARRLSSQAAPPGTTPPPVARARSRPTPRVCAIHVPFPAPEERRFAGARSPSGKERSQQPATLPSPRRTAAGGGHRWRLEIPEGLRLPSPTPSPGERRGLASEADRGAGGGGPWGGARRRRESILQPFRLLARGARGWRTGRGAAPGGYPPAAPERLGIAYKRKGDREPESEHATTPWH from the exons ATGCAacgaacaaaaaaaaaagtacaacaaTCCAAACCCAACCATCTTGTTGCGCGCCGGCTTTCTTCCCAGGCGGCTCCACCGGGGACAACGCCGCCTCCCGTCGCCCGCGCTCGGTCCAGGCCGACCCCGCGGGTCTGCGCGATCCACGTCCCCTTCCCGGCGCCCGAGGAACGGCGCTTCGCGGGCGCGCGCAGCCCCTCTGGAAAGGAGAGAAGCCAGCAGCCAGcaaccctcccctctcccaggcgCACCGCGGCCGGCGGCGGTCATCGGTGGCGGTTGGAGATACCGGAAGGACTCCGCCTCCCCTCACCCACTCCCTCCCCGGGGGAAAGGCGAGGCCTAGCCTCGGAGGCGGACCGAGGTGCCGGCGGAGGAGGGCCTTGGGGCGGGGCCCGTCGGCGCCGCGAATCCATTTTGCAGCCGTTCCGACTCTTAGCGCGCGGTGCCCGCGGCTGGAGGACTGGCCGCGGCGCGGCTCCCGGTGGGTACCCTCCAGCGGCCCCGGAG CGCCTCGGGATCGCCTACAAAAGAAAAGGCGACCGTGAACCGGAGTCAGAGCACGCGACCACCCCCTGGCACTGA
- the TRIM13 gene encoding E3 ubiquitin-protein ligase TRIM13 isoform X2, with product MQRTKKKVQQSKPNHLVARRLSSQAAPPGTTPPPVARARSRPTPRVCAIHVPFPAPEERRFAGARSPSGKERSQQPATLPSPRRTAAGGGHRWRLEIPEGLRLPSPTPSPGERRGLASEADRGAGGGGPWGGARRRRESILQPFRLLARGARGWRTGRGAAPVASSHDVEKKKKPNKQNQNLIALPWEIVTLTNTPACRGQRNSTRNTLEEILTTTYSRIMPEKIVAPIVILKITVKIYSLPGTCLVVQWLRLHAPNAGGPGSIPGQGNRPHMHAATKEPTCRN from the exons ATGCAacgaacaaaaaaaaaagtacaacaaTCCAAACCCAACCATCTTGTTGCGCGCCGGCTTTCTTCCCAGGCGGCTCCACCGGGGACAACGCCGCCTCCCGTCGCCCGCGCTCGGTCCAGGCCGACCCCGCGGGTCTGCGCGATCCACGTCCCCTTCCCGGCGCCCGAGGAACGGCGCTTCGCGGGCGCGCGCAGCCCCTCTGGAAAGGAGAGAAGCCAGCAGCCAGcaaccctcccctctcccaggcgCACCGCGGCCGGCGGCGGTCATCGGTGGCGGTTGGAGATACCGGAAGGACTCCGCCTCCCCTCACCCACTCCCTCCCCGGGGGAAAGGCGAGGCCTAGCCTCGGAGGCGGACCGAGGTGCCGGCGGAGGAGGGCCTTGGGGCGGGGCCCGTCGGCGCCGCGAATCCATTTTGCAGCCGTTCCGACTCTTAGCGCGCGGTGCCCGCGGCTGGAGGACTGGCCGCGGCGCGGCTCCCG TAGCCTCCAGTCACgacgtggaaaaaaaaaaaaaaccaaacaaacaaaaccaaaacctgaTTGCTCTGCCCTGGGAAATTGTAACCCTGACCAATACACCTGCTTGCAGGGGACAGAG GAATTCTACTAGAAATACCTTGGAGGAAATTTTGACTACTACTTATTCTAGGATAATGCCAGAAAAG ATTGTAGCTCCAATTGTGATTCTTAAAATTACTGTTAAAATTTATTCACTtcctgggacttgcctggtggtgcagtggttaagactccatgctcccaatgcagggggcccaggttctatccctggtcagggaaataggccccacatgcatgctgcaactaaggagcccacatgccgcaactaa
- the TRIM13 gene encoding E3 ubiquitin-protein ligase TRIM13 isoform X4: MQRTKKKVQQSKPNHLVARRLSSQAAPPGTTPPPVARARSRPTPRVCAIHVPFPAPEERRFAGARSPSGKERSQQPATLPSPRRTAAGGGHRWRLEIPEGLRLPSPTPSPGERRGLASEADRGAGGGGPWGGARRRRESILQPFRLLARGARGWRTGRGAAPVASSHDVEKKKKPNKQNQNLIALPWEIVTLTNTPACRGQRNSTRNTLEEILTTTYSRIMPEKWLRLHAPNAGGPGSIPGQGNRPHMHAATKEPTCRN; encoded by the exons ATGCAacgaacaaaaaaaaaagtacaacaaTCCAAACCCAACCATCTTGTTGCGCGCCGGCTTTCTTCCCAGGCGGCTCCACCGGGGACAACGCCGCCTCCCGTCGCCCGCGCTCGGTCCAGGCCGACCCCGCGGGTCTGCGCGATCCACGTCCCCTTCCCGGCGCCCGAGGAACGGCGCTTCGCGGGCGCGCGCAGCCCCTCTGGAAAGGAGAGAAGCCAGCAGCCAGcaaccctcccctctcccaggcgCACCGCGGCCGGCGGCGGTCATCGGTGGCGGTTGGAGATACCGGAAGGACTCCGCCTCCCCTCACCCACTCCCTCCCCGGGGGAAAGGCGAGGCCTAGCCTCGGAGGCGGACCGAGGTGCCGGCGGAGGAGGGCCTTGGGGCGGGGCCCGTCGGCGCCGCGAATCCATTTTGCAGCCGTTCCGACTCTTAGCGCGCGGTGCCCGCGGCTGGAGGACTGGCCGCGGCGCGGCTCCCG TAGCCTCCAGTCACgacgtggaaaaaaaaaaaaaaccaaacaaacaaaaccaaaacctgaTTGCTCTGCCCTGGGAAATTGTAACCCTGACCAATACACCTGCTTGCAGGGGACAGAG GAATTCTACTAGAAATACCTTGGAGGAAATTTTGACTACTACTTATTCTAGGATAATGCCAGAAAAG tggttaagactccatgctcccaatgcagggggcccaggttctatccctggtcagggaaataggccccacatgcatgctgcaactaaggagcccacatgccgcaactaa